The genomic window ATCCGCCTGGCATTCATCTTTCGCCTTTAGCCACGAAAGGCAAGCCCTCACACTTCATATCGGAATGCCGCCAGTCGGAAATCTGTTGGTTAACAAGAGTTAACGGCGTTTGATTTTATCGCCGCTAAGCCAACAAAAGCGTAAATCCCGCCTGCGAAAAATGATGATCGGCGGTTAACGCTTCCCTAATGTGATGCTGGTCCATCACCACAAAGCTGATGCAGTCGGTTAATGACCACGATTTGTCTTTCCGCTGTGCGAACAACTCGGTTCCACGTTCGAACAGCGATTTGCTGGCAGAAATGACACGCATTCGTTTGTCAGCTTCAATCAGTTCCAGCAGATCGACAAAACGATTTCGATCCGCAGGCTTGCAAAAAGCGTCGGCCACTTCGACAAGCACCCAATGCGTGGTAACAATCACCCCGTCATAGGTTTCGCTCAATGCAACGGCCTGCCGATGGGTTGCGTCACGAATGTTCAACATTGCCAAGAAAAAGAAAGTGTCGGCAAATGACTTTTTCATTGACGCTTGGGCTGCCCATGCAAGTAATGATCGTGGTTCATGGCCAGGTCGTCAGGAAGATCGCATGGCAAGCTCTCGAATTTGCGCGCCAGGGCTGCAAGCTTTTGACCAATCGTCGGCTCGCCCGTTTTTTCAGCCGTCGGTTCCACGCCGTCGGCCAACTCAATTTGCACTTCGGCCCCTTCGGGCAAGCGCACGCCTCCTTCGACCTGAATCACGCCGTTTTGTACTTTGCCTTTGTAGGTCATGGCGCACCTTGAACATCCTCACGTTGAGACCACAACCGCTCTAGCAACTCGCCGGATACATCTTCAATTCGACGCATTGTCTGGAGATGTTGTCCACTAAAACCTTCCGGCAACTGAGTGACAGCTCCGTCAAAACGAAGTTGGCGAGCCCATCCTGATATATTTAAATTTCCCTTTTCTTCTGGAGTGTTGCAGAAGACATGGTATTCAGCTTTCCAAAGAGTTGAGGATTTTGTGAGTTGTTCTGCCTCTTGTTGTCCAACGACTCGATCTACCCTTTGGCGTCCGACGAGTAATAAATCATCCGGTTCTTCGCTGGTGACAATCCATAACACATCGCCAACTGCAACTCGGTGATATTGGTTACTCGCGGAATGAAACAATCGCGGTGACACCTCGTCAGCTAGGACAG from Pirellulales bacterium includes these protein-coding regions:
- a CDS encoding PIN domain-containing protein — translated: MKKSFADTFFFLAMLNIRDATHRQAVALSETYDGVIVTTHWVLVEVADAFCKPADRNRFVDLLELIEADKRMRVISASKSLFERGTELFAQRKDKSWSLTDCISFVVMDQHHIREALTADHHFSQAGFTLLLA